The following nucleotide sequence is from Siniperca chuatsi isolate FFG_IHB_CAS linkage group LG2, ASM2008510v1, whole genome shotgun sequence.
cattttgtctgtgtggtttTGTTTGGTAAACAGTACAAATGCTCATCAAGGGCAAGGAAATGTGAACAAAGGTCCTTTTGTTAGAGCTTTAAGGATATAAGTTTTCTTAGACAATCTAGGACTCTTGtgcaattgtgaaaaaaaagctAAAGAACAGCACACTTTGTAAGTGACCAAAATAACAATGTAGAGGCCATATGAGAAACTGCTGGCTCCATGAAAGTCTCCATTTTGTTGAACTTCGGACACTTTTGAAAAGCCTGtagaaaattatacatttagaaaaaaaggttattttgcAAATCGAAAATGTTGTAGCTTAAAAGGGagagttcacccccaaatcaaaaatacatatttttcctcttacctgtagtgctatttatccatctagattgttttggtgagagttgctgagttttggagatatcggccatagagatgtctgtatttttggaatataattggactatatggcacttggcttgtggtgctcaaagcagcaaaaaaatatatatttgaaaaactcaacagcaacgtcaaatcatgacccggttacgcaagataatccacagatttgttgtgagtggtttcatgtaggaactaccgatagttcctacatgaaatcACAAATCTGTTGAAAACTTGGCTTGAAAAAAACTCGACTgcataaatagcactacaggtaagaggaaaaatatgtatttttgattttggggtgaactgtccctttaaggatATATTTGTGCAATGTGAATGGGATTgttcgtagtgatgaacccataGATACtgatcacccgactctgcagttccctcagctctacggattattttagtgtctttcaggtcattgttttggttttacagcctacAGCTTCACTGTTTTGGATCAGTCTctccagctgttttcagagaaaaagctctgataaagccactgtatgctacctgccgaGCGCCAAacggcagacaaagttagcaactagctggtgaacacagtggagcatttaacagccaaagagccagatattcccCTCAAGAATtggtggagagaaaaacaaagctaaaaggtgTGAGTATTGGAcatacattcatcaggtggccagaaatgaatgctaatgtttctctgtcactggtggatgtataaataggcaacaatttgctaacaagttcgccatttTAACTTTATATATGTGAGTGTTGTGAACAGCttgttccgctgcccccaagtggccaaaaaaatctaaatcaattAATACTGCTTTAACATGCCTCACAGCAAGTTGAGGATTCCTGATGGTGACAGCATCACATGGCAGCACTAATAACACAATATGCTGGAAAGAAAAGACTGTAAACTAACAGTAATGGTAGTTCCTAATTTTAATGGGGTTTAAATCTTTCAGCTCCAATTTGGCAAcagtttcagcttttcaaataGTGTCACATCGGCATAATCAACAGTTAGTCTGTGATAACCCTCCCCAACTTTCTATCACAGACTAAATCAGTGCATCCCATTAATTTTTTTGGAGGCCTCAATTTCCTGCCCGTGTGGGTGAGACATCTTTATGGGAACCAAATCGACTATTCATTAACGAGGGGAAGCTGTATCAAGAGCAAACATCTTTAATTAACACATCCCCagcacttcctgtctttgatctCCCCATTTGATTTATGCCTCTGCAAGAAaaggttggggtggtggaggggtACATAAGGAGTTCGAAGGGGACGAAGACGCTCTATGAGAAAATAGCTAAATTGTGGAGCTCCTGTTGATCAGGAAGTCTTGCAGCATTAAGACCTTTTCCCTGTGTGTCATGGGACCAGCTCAATTACCAGTCAGCGTGGCTATCTCTTTAATAGCCTGATAAGGCAATAATCCAAAATGCACACAGTTTTAATGACTTTCTGTCTAATTAAGGACTGTTTTATAAAAGACAGACCCATCAGAGGCCTTCCCATTGTCCAGAATCCTATTGTTGGAAATATCAGCGTGACCAGTTAAGAACTAGTAAATGGctattaaaaagtattttttatatatatatatatatatatatatatagacttACTGCGCATAAATCATCAAGTAATCCATCTACGATAAAACGTTTCAATGTCAAAGAGGTCAGAAGGAAGTAGAGGAGAGAAATCTTCTTTGACTCAGTTCTCACACTGGATTTAAATCTTTCTAGATGGTAATGTAGATTTTGACTTTgtcttcaaatgtttgtttttttaaatctcagtttaGTATTACACCAAAATCTGTATATAAAATTCACTTCTATGAAGATTTGGGTGTTGAAACGGAAATCCCAGGACTAcatgtcagctgtctgtctcctgtAAAGTGTTGGTTAGTCTTTAGCCCCATCTTGTGTTGGGCTGTAATCCTACGGTATGTTCAGTCAAAATGATTTATAATTTGACTTCTGTCCCAATCATAACTCTGTATTTTATAAATACAATTAACAAACTTTAAGATGTTTTTAGTCAATTATATAACTTTAAGAAGAAATTATAATCAGTTGCATAAACAGTTGCACTGATTTTCTaccttttataattttacatttagaaaTAAGTATCATTTATATCATTTGAAGAAAATGCAAGTAAAGGTTATTCGGTGAATATGCAGGAACTGAATATAACCAAGCAAATTTCTTCTAGACTGAAACTTAATTCCACAGCTACCTTCTTTATTTACTCAGTGCttgaatttaacattttctttatatttgtgaCAAACATACAGAATATTCGGTTTTGGAATTATTGGAATATTGCagaatatattcatattttagtttCCATAATTTGGTCAAACATCatggttacatttaaaaaaaataatgtatttagaGTAGAATATCAACATCTCTAATGTTGCTTGGGTGCTTGCTTTGCTTTagtaacagacaaaaacatctacTGTACAGTTCAGCTGAAGTCACTGAATGATGCAAGAAATTATGCTTGTAAATTATCATGtaccattttctttttctttacttcCTCTCAGAGAACCACTTAGGTCAAGAGATGacacagaaatatgtttttaaaacttGCTCTCTGTTACATCAGACAATTCATTTTTGAGGTTTCATATAGGAGAGAAAATGATCTTTCTGTATATGCATAAAGTACACTgaaagacagactgaaagaaaCTTTGGGTGAGAATAAAGGTTACAATTCATATGTTCAACAACAAAATTGTGATGTTTGTCTTCATATCAGATGGTTTACGCAGTCATAAGGTCAGTCGGTCATTACACTTCTCTCCTTCAGGCCAAATTTCtgacaaaaatgattttttctcCCCCATAAATACTTGCCCAAAATAGATGTGGTGGACTTTATCAAACAcgacaaatacataaatacccTTCTAAGTCCTTTGAATCACTGTGACCCATGTCATCCAGTGATATACTTGTCAGTCTACGTGTCATTCTTCATTGTGGACCGTTTTCAACTGGTCAAAGAGGGAGGTGTGTGGTAACCGGCTGTGACAACACTGTGTGAGAAAGACCACAGGTGCATACTTGGCTTTTGTCACAGGGGAAAGAACAGCCACACTTTTCCACACCAGCAAAGGTCAAATTGAAGTATAAAAGAAGGGGAGAAGCACTCATTCCTTGTAAAACTGTTCTGACACACTGCAGACATGCTTAGGTTTCTGGTGTTGACAAGTCTCGCAGCTGTTGGTAAGAAAATGACAGCACATGCTGTGCTGTATAACCATTCATTATTGATCTCTTTCTGTCAGTCACTAATTTTTTGTTTAGTCAACACATAGGAACTCCAGATAATCTGCACTACCAGTACACTCTCGCTGCTCTCAtttcttgtttcctctttctgtaGGTGGAAAGGAAATATTATGAGTCTTCTGGGAAACCATGTATAAATCGTGCcccttgtttttatgtttttaaccaGCGCTGGCTGAGCTGGAGCCCCAGCCCAGGTACCTGGAGGACAGCTTTCAAAGGGTAGTGGGAGGTGAGGAGGCCAGACCCAACTCCTGGCCCTGGCAGGTATACACAAAATTCACTgatttggcagaaaatgaaattacatttaggAACTTAACAATACAGAGCAACCATATCAGATTAATGAATTACACTTAGTAATGTTTTTACACATACAAAGCTCTGGTCTGTTTTCTTCCCCCTTAGATCTCTCTTCAGTACAGATCTGGCAGCAACTACTATCACACATGCGGAGGAACCCTGATTGAAAAAGGCTGGGTTATGACAGCTGCTCACTGTGTGGACAGGTAACATAATGATTAACTAGAGTATAGACTCAGTATTCTTTGGCTGCGTGAGTGTGAGGTGTATTTGTGCCCattgtttgattattttgtcttgAATATCCATAGCCCACTCTTATCACAATACCGAGGTATGatttatttcagcatttctAAATGTCACCAGCATGAGGAAACTTCACAGCCTCATTTATAACTGTCACATACCCAGGGAATTCATTTATTTGATTAGTCtccaaagtaataaaaaaataaacaaaaccaggAGTCATTTAATGGCGTATTGTGGTATTTACTTTTTACATCTGTTTACTGCTATAAGAACTCATAAGGCTATACTGACTTGAAATTAGTCATTTGAGTCACAACTACATCTAATCGATTGTGCAATATCGTGTTtctctttgcttctttttttgaAATACTGCAGCAACAGGACGTGGCGTGTCATTCTCGGTGAACATGACCTCAACAAACCCAGTGGCAGCGAGCAGATCATGAGCGTCAGCCGTGTTTACATCCATCCCAGATGGGACCCTGCCAGAGTGTCTGCTGGGTGAGGATTGCATTGTCTTACATTTATAAGTTCTTAAGGATCTTCAACACGCATGTTTGATAAACTTCTTTATATAAGTAAGTTATAATGTTTTGAAGGGAATCCATTTACCTCATCTCTCAAATATCTTTGGGCAAACCTGTATGTTCTAAGCTGGTATGGGGTAAGAATGTCACCTTAGGGAAATGCTGGtctaacacaaacaaaatgtccaCCCCAGGAGTGTAGTATCTTACAAAGTTATTTTTGGTTCCTCCTGTTTGATCTATGGATCTCCACCTCAGGTATGACATTGCCCTGCTGCGTTTGTCCTCTGACGCCACCCTGAACTCCTATGTCCAGCTGggctctctgcctccctccggCCAGATTCTGCCCCATAACAACCTCTGCTACATCACCGGATGGGGACGCACTTCCAGTGAGTTGATTGCATGATCCCTCTGGGCACCCGTCAGTTGCCATGCTGGGTCTTTTCTGTAAAGCTCAATGTATCTTACATTGCCAATTTCACCTTGTCCAGCTGGTGGCAGCCTGTCCGCCCAGCTGAAGCAGGCCTACCTTCCTCTGGTCGACTACGAGAcctgctccagctccagctgGTGGGGCAGCACTGTCAAGACCACCAtggtgtgtggtggtggtggtgctgagGCCGGATGCAATGTAAGTCTCCTCCTGCATGAAAAAGAAATTAGGAAAAGTTGCACGCTCAGTAACTAAAACTATATTACTATAAAGTCTTATTATAGAAGGCTTATTTGACTTGGACTTTGATAAGCTTTATTATTGGTATGCCAATGAAGTAGTGGAATGATTGTGAAGCACGTTGAGTAGtcgaaagactagaaaggtgctatacaagtacagtccatttaccattaagATACATTAGTGaaagaacattaaaaaacagaaaggagaaaaaataatCCTGCAAAATGTAACCATCTAATAAAAGAACTCtactatgtttgtttttatttatatctatctatctatctatctatctatctatctatctatctatctatctatctatctatctatctccaCCACTGAATCATTGTGTCCACAATACTGAAGAATCTCGTCCTTCTCAGGGTGACTCTGGAGGCCCTCTGAACTGCCTTGTTAATGGAAAATACTACGTCCATGGTATTGCCAGCTTTGTGTCTGGGCTGGGTTGTAACGCTCTCAAGAAGCCCACCGTCTTCACCCGTGTCTCCGCCTACATTGAATGGATGGACTCAGTCAGTATTAGGGATATGTATATCtattaaatgcaaaataataagctataaaaaaatcatcagtAATGCTGGTTTAGGTATGTGTTTTATGGAATTCAAGTTGCATATGATATGTAATCATTATTTGCTTCTTGTCTTTTCCAGATCATGGTGTAAACAGAAGACTGTCTACTGTCCTTCCTGACTTGTCTGGTCTCAttctacaaaaaaataaacctaattAAACTTCGAGTGATgacaaattttttttatcagaaagtTTATGCAACCAGTAATGTATGTCATTACGAAGGTTACATTTCTTTTGCGTCAAACGATCCTCCTACACTGCAATAAAACGTgtataaaaaacacttaaaaatgatcatttcatGGATATATTTTATGTAACATACAACTATTTAAATTAAAGTGTGACCACAggctgtgaaaataaatattcagcACTACAAAACAGATGGGATATTCTTAGAAACACTTTTTGTTTCAGTAAATCCAGTGTGATGTGGCAACACGCTGTCACACACTATCACAAAAGTGTGGGACGGACCACAGGTGCCTTTCTGACCACTGCCAAGCTCAGCAGAGAGTCCACATCAAATGAAGGTCAGCTCAGGGTATAAAAGAATGAGATGTGCATTTAGAAATGTCGAGACGCTGCAGACATGCTCGTGTTTCTGCTGTTCACCACTCTCACAGCCACAGGTAAGAAATATCAAGGCTGTACTGTAAATAATCTACTTCTACAATTAACACAAGGGGAAACATGTTTAAATAGTGTTTTGATGAGTTTCCTCTGTGCCTCAGTGCTGGCTGAGTTGAAGCTTCAGTCCAGCGACTCAGAGAGCAGCACTGCAGGAAGAGTTGTAGGAGGTGAAGAGGTGCCTCATCACACCTCCTGGCCTTGGCAGGTACAGTATCACATAGCCAGAGAGAAcatgtaaattattattattattatttttttaaaagtgcttGTGTAAGTGCAAGTTCCTGTCTTTGCCATAAGGTACATAGTACTGTTGATGAAACCaaaaatggatgaaaatggGCAACTCTGCCATGTACGGtaacagatgtttttttaaagctgtttacATTTCTGATAACAGCCTTTCTTGTGTTATCTCCGGGAGAACGATGCTACAAAATAGTTCttaaaaaggaatagtttggcattttgggaaatacacttattcgctttcttgctgagagttagaagagcagtctgtccattaaatatgaagttacagccagcagccagttagcttagcttagcacaaggaTTAAAAACAGGGTAAACAGTTCACCTAACGCTGTCCGAAAGTAACAAAAGCTATGTTATCGTTGTCCCACTTGGGTTTTtgaatggataaaaaaaaacaaggcgATATATataatgagatataacgtgttaattagtaagctttggAGGTGCTGTTAAGTGAATTTTTTTATCAGATAGAACCATACtggctgtttccagtctttatgctaagataagctaactggctgctggctgtagcctcatattcAGCATACACAcatgagtggtattgatcttctcatttaactctttcCAAGATATTTCTTAACTACTATTTACCAAAAAAGTGTTTACGCTTCTGTAAATGCATCTGTtacaaaaaagttttaaattaacaaatctACACATACTTATCAACTGCTTCAACGTAAAGATACTTTACTCTTTTTAAGGTTGGAAGaaaatctgactttttcttGATAAGAATATTTTGTGAATCCTGCTCCAGGTCTCTCTCCAGTACTTCTCTGACGGCTCCTATCACCATTTCTGTGGAGGAACGCTTATCAGGAGAGGATGGGTCATGACTGCTGCTCACTGTGTGTACAGGTAACAGATACAATTTGGTATTATAAACCTTCTATTAATCTAATCTGATATACTGCATAGTAACTGTTATATTcccacacatatatatattttttgagaTTCTGGTTTTCTTATTACACACCACTTGCACAAAGATGTTTTCCGTTCCCTTTCCTTGTCTTTCACCTCTCTTATGTTTAACTGTGGAAACAAATAAACTAACCCAAGCTAAAACAGTTCCAGCTCTTTGCGTGTGGTCCTTGGTGATCTTATCCTGCACCACAGCCATGGAACGGAGCAATTCAAGAGTGTCATAAATGTTCATATCCATCCCGAATGGAACAATGACAGCATCTCCTCTGGGTGGGTCTATCTGTTATTGCACTCTAATATCTGTCCAGTTCTCAAAGACTACAGTAAAACATTGTGGGTAAACATTTCGTATTTTCTTTAACATCTTAGTTTCACAGAAGTTTAGCCTTACTTTCACAATGTTTGCATTAGAGTTAATGGATTGATGGCTACGATAAGGTTAACTGCCTTTGAATGAATTATGACTGTATGATGTCTTGTATGTGCGCTATTATTTAAAAGTCACtaacatattttcatttcagtagGACCATTTTGTGTTGTGATTAAATGATATACGTCCACTGGGAGAATTTCAAACTGTCCCATTCTTTGACCTTTAGTAATGACATCGCCCTGTTGCAGCTGTCTTCTGAGGCCTCATTGAACGCTTACGTGGGGCTGGCTTCGCTGCCTCCTTTTGGCGAGATCCTGCCCCATAACTACCCCTGCTACCTCACTGGATATGGACGCACCTCCAGTCAGTCAGATGCAACTCCTCACACTCATAATTCTAACTGTAAAGTATGCAGTGTCTCAGTATTTTACACATGCAGTCATCTCAGTCTCACTGTACATGTTTGTCTACCTTCAGCTGGTGGAGCGATGCCTACCAGAATGAGGCAGGTCTACCTTCCTACTGTCGACCACGAGACCTGCACCAGCTCCGGCTGGTGGGGCAGCACCGTCAAGACCACCATGATCTGTGCTGGAGGAGGTGCTCAGTCAGGATGCAACGTGAGTCTGCTGATGTGAGGAATATGAAAATACTACAAATAGAGTGAAGAATAGATTGCTAAAACTCAAATCAAACCAAGCACACTTCTGATTACACTTGCTGAATAATAGTAGAAACAATCCCCTTATGTTGTTTAGCTAAACAAATCTGACCAAAGTTTTCCAAACCTTAAATTAATCCCGTGATCAACTGTGGGCGAATCCAAACGCATCACATCAGCATATCATTTTATCCCTGTAGCACACCTGATAATACATAAACAGATATTACTGATACTCAGTTAGATGTTTGTTGCTCTACCTTTACAAGTATTGTATAACATTTTATGTGTAGTGGTGTAGTTGTAATTGTTGCTTTTTAGCGTggcagctatcgattattttagtaatcgagtattctaccGATTATTCCATTGATTAATCGGATAAGAAACACTTTCGCTTTATTTAAGAGctatagtaaatatgcaaaagagaaaataagacaggtctcttaaaatgaacattaaCCAATTagatgttcattttaagagatgtgtcttattttctctttctcctttttagaaaaatctacatttttattgcttaaattgcatacaataatattatctgtcaaaactaaacccatttagtgcatttaaatgccatattacattctgggttttaaagaaaacatgttctgaaaatcaaaaacaaacaccttttgcttaaaaaaaaaaaaggtacacatTATCGCTCAAAAGTTTGGCGTCACCTGTTGTATGTATGCTTTTCTTAGCTAGCtcctagctaacttagggacatcataactagccaccacaaTGATTTACattgttaactagccattacatatagccataattaaggTAGCCTACATTATTTACTCGCCTTCATATACCTTGCGTAGACtggatgctttctgctgagatgctgaagcatagacgttgtgctattgtggtaggctagttcagttttacaacagacacactgtacagagttttcctggacactttctgtcactttctctggcctgtctcttctccGCGCCCCTCGCTTTTTTTtactcttcctcctttttgtaaTCTGCGCTgacaaatcacaccaaagacgccCTGAAtgtctctgatcacacacacagcgcaAGTGCATTGTGCGACAGTTATAGTCATCTATGTGAAACACAGTGTGCTGTATATGGTTATATGGATTAAAAGAAGCTTCgattcaaattatttgcatcgatgatttttagtaatcgagttactcgaggaatcgtttcagccctattgcttttttaatatttttgatatttttgacaTGTGAGTTAACCCCTTTTTTATGGATTCGAGTATGACAagaagtttattattattatttcaaaataatttagaaACTGCATCAGAATTGATCAAATTGGAATAAGTGATTATTAACAAACCCCTTTACAGATTTATAGAAGCCCTTTGAGCCATTTTATAGTTTtttgtaaagtgtttttaatgtttcttttttaaccaTTGTTAAAGTACACCCATCCCCATCATTATCAGTGTGAGTCACAAAATGAGGCTGCAAAAGAGCCACCCCCGCACCACCCCACCCCTCGCTCGTTACAACAGCTATAAGTAAAGCATGCTCTATTTATGGCTATGtttctgtgtacatttaacCAGCGGTTCTTTGTTTCATCCTAGGGTGACTTTGGTGGCCCTCTTAGCTGCAGAGTTAACAACAGTTGGTATGTCCATGGGATAGCCAGCTTTGTGTCCGGTATGGGCTGCAACGCGCCCCAGAAGCCCACTGTCTTCACCCGCGTCTCCGCCTACATCGCATGGATGAACTCGGTCAGAAAaacaagaggagaaaacaaaaaaatacaggacATAAAGACTCACTcgttatataaattaaattacttttaacaGCAAgttcttttaaaaacactgtagtTCGCCAAGTCAAATAATTTGAAGTTAATGTCCAGTTGATGATATACTGAATTTATGTAATTTTCTTCTTCCAGGTCATGAACAATCCTTGAAATGGATCAATTCTTTGCTACAGAAACTACTCTGAACTGAGCGTGTTTTTCATCTGCAACTAATTGTGCTGGTCAAATAttctacaaataaaaaagaacttGTTCAAAatctatatttgtgtttttgaacaaTTTTAACTGCCTGATGTCCTGCATTTCTAAGTTCTGACTGCTTTTGAAGTCACCTTTTAATATTTCTCTGgcaacaacatttcacattatGACACTGATGAGTAGAAATTCAGATAAACACCTTTCAAACCATTTTCTTATCAGGCCTCCTAAAACTTCACATTCGCCATTTTCCCGTTCAGTGCAGCATGTGAGCATTATCAGCACTCTGTGACAGAAATGGGACAAATACACAGACGAGCAGACTGTGCACTGAGGGGCCGAACCAGGGACACGAGGATACACTTTTTTTTGACATAATGCAAATGTGATCTGATTCTGAGTCCTGACAGCCAGCAGTCCTGAGTAAAAGCTGACATTCATTTTGCAGTATTTTGTCTTTTGGTTGGCCTGTCCTTTAGTATTATTcctgttatttttcaaattaaacttttgttctctttttgcTCCCATTAGACGTTGGTCAGATAAAATTGGTCTGAATGGTGTTAATGATAATAAACAGAAGGTTTGTGCTACCCTATGTATTGCCTCTCTGGTAGTTCTGTGACATTTTAGAAGGGAATGGCTGCAGAGAGCACTAAGGCACTAATGATAAGTCTATAGGCAGACTTATCATGCATCTAATGCATGATAAGTCTGCCTATAGTGGGAACTGCACACAGTTGCTTATGTGTGCAGTTACAGTTTATATCCTGTGACAGGTTCGCCATGAGCCCAGCAATCCCCCTTTTCTTCAGAATTCTACTTCCCACAccctttaatgtaaaatctgataaatgttAGTGAACGTTGCaagcttattttatttaatgtttcattttgacCATGAAACAATGGAGTATTTTCCATAAATAAGTTAAAAGCAGGGGCTATGGGGAGGTTATAGTAGCCATGATTTATGTGGATGTATTAGTTACAGCCTCCCAGCTATACGTTTATTACTATAGGATTGCTGTAATGGATGTTTCTAGCAAGATTCCTTAAAGTTGAAATAAAGAAATCTCACACTACAATGTGCTATACTAAATGGACACTCTGGACAAATATATTACTCTCAGGTTTAGTAATAGAGTATTAATATTGCTTCTGTTGCCTAAAACAAAAGTTCCCAGAATCatggttttatatatatttgttaataaaaaaaaaacatgtatccTTATATCTTGAAATTAAGAGAATTGTGATTTTAGCAACTGATGCCTGAGCAACTACACATCAAACACAATTGTCTcgtgctgctgcagcacaggTCATGGTTTACAGGGACTGGTACACTACCAACACTGAACACGGAGTTATAATATCACCTCCAGTGGGCCTCATGAATACTTAACAAAAGGTGGAATACTGTTCTGTAGCCTTAGAGTTGTTACCATAATCTTAAAACACTGATCTTAATCTATATTAAATCAACAACTTGCAATTTGTAACACATCATAATCTCATTACAGTGCCTCCTCTCTACATGTTCCCCTCTACCTTCTGCACAGCTGGAACTCAGCTGTCAACCAACTGAAACAGCCTCTTGCTGACTTTAGAGCAGCTTTGACCAGAATGTGAATTTCTGTGCTTGATGAGACACCCTTTTTTCATGGCTGATGAATCTGTGGCCCTTTCAAAGCATGATGTTGATCTGTAcgtgacatactgtatgtgcttcaGAACCTGATCCTCTCATATAGCACATTTTCTACACattacacttaaatgtttagCATCTACCACAGAACAGTCAGCTGTTTTTAAACTTAAATCTGCAGCATTATTTAGTCCCTGCTGATATTCAAGTCAAACATTTAGCAAAATCAATTCATGAAATGATATGTAAAATCCATGTCAAGGTGACAGCAGCCATACACGTATTCATCTTACAGAAGAAGATCAATATAAGCATTGGttacatgttaaaaatgtttattgatgATGCTAAATACCCTAACCTACTTGCACTTGTCATACTGTTTGAAACTATTACTGAGGTGGTTTATGTTTCTAGCCACTCCAGCTAGTGAAAAATGCACAGTCTACTCAAACATGAATATatattgaaatacattttcaggcAATTAAAGTGGTCTACGCAACTGAAATGCCTAATCACACTCAGAGACTGTGGGGATAATCTTCCTTGCAGTACTACATCattatgtattaaaaaaaaaagttttttctctGACCAACCCTAGTTGTTGATAACCTCCAGTTGGCTACACACTGACTGTGCAAGATAAAAGGCATCTGAAGATGGGTTTTAACTGCAAGGGGTGCACTCgcagaaaatgtcagaatgtgtgtgggtgtgtgcacaCTGTAGTTTAGGTTTAGTAGTGAAAACCAGAAAGA
It contains:
- the LOC122862780 gene encoding elastase-1-like; the protein is MLVFLLFTTLTATVLAELKLQSSDSESSTAGRVVGGEEVPHHTSWPWQVSLQYFSDGSYHHFCGGTLIRRGWVMTAAHCVYSSSSLRVVLGDLILHHSHGTEQFKSVINVHIHPEWNNDSISSGNDIALLQLSSEASLNAYVGLASLPPFGEILPHNYPCYLTGYGRTSTGGAMPTRMRQVYLPTVDHETCTSSGWWGSTVKTTMICAGGGAQSGCNGDFGGPLSCRVNNSWYVHGIASFVSGMGCNAPQKPTVFTRVSAYIAWMNSVMNNP
- the LOC122862789 gene encoding elastase-1-like, with amino-acid sequence MLRFLVLTSLAAVALAELEPQPRYLEDSFQRVVGGEEARPNSWPWQISLQYRSGSNYYHTCGGTLIEKGWVMTAAHCVDSNRTWRVILGEHDLNKPSGSEQIMSVSRVYIHPRWDPARVSAGYDIALLRLSSDATLNSYVQLGSLPPSGQILPHNNLCYITGWGRTSTGGSLSAQLKQAYLPLVDYETCSSSSWWGSTVKTTMVCGGGGAEAGCNGDSGGPLNCLVNGKYYVHGIASFVSGLGCNALKKPTVFTRVSAYIEWMDSIMV